In the genome of Brachypodium distachyon strain Bd21 chromosome 3, Brachypodium_distachyon_v3.0, whole genome shotgun sequence, the window AGAGGATAAAAAGTGGATtttaccaaaaaaataaattaatgaAGGTTTATTTATAGTAGTTCATCGCATTAACGTTAGAGGGATACGAGAAGATAATCCATTAGAAGTTTTCACTAATTAATGAAGGTTTTCACTAAAAGTTCATCAAAATCCAAACCGCTATTAGAATATATGTTTTTAGTTAATTTTTTCGAAACATGATTTTCATTCATTAAACAGTACTGGTGCCTCatttgagataaaaaaaatgattgtttttccttcttctaagttctttgattcaaaactactactccctccgtctcatattaagtgactcaaaaaaattatccaaatatagatgtgtctatatatgtaatatttcggcacatataatgggacggagggagcatgagatttaaattttgtttaaaCGGATTTCTCGATCCAATTTCTTCCTACTACAATAAGAGAGAGAAATGTTGGAGCATGGAATCCATAAAAGATTCATGGGCAGCTTCTAGCGTAATGGCTAGAGGCTCTAGTAGCACCCCTTTAGTCCTGGGTTCGACTCCCGATGGGGTGAATTTCAGGCCTCGTCCTCTCCTTCTCGCCCTCGCTGGGCTGGTGAGTAGCCGCCTAGGTTGCATGGATACGGAGATATGGTTACGGATATGGATACCGCGACACCGCGGTTTTCCAAAACCCCTGATACGGGGATACGgttgtatatatattataaaaataaatactacctccgtttctaaattcttgtcgtcgttttagtacaaatttgaactaaaacaacgacaagaatttagaaacggagagagtaatataTATAAATTAGTGATTTTTGTATGAGGACGAGGAGTTGAGAACTATTGTAGGAATACGGAGACATGGTTGTTAGTAGAAAATCTTGATAGTAGCATCATCTCCACCTAAATTGCCAACAGTTTAATATCAAATGCTTGAACATCATCTATCAATGCCTCTAACTCTGGTTCAGAGAATTAGAGAATAGAGGAGACAGAGAAGAAGGAACAGAGTAGGGGAAGCCAAGATTCAGAGAATTAGAGAATAGAGGAGACAGAGAAGGGGGAGTAGGAAGGAGAATAGCTTACCTGTGACAGAAACTCACGAGGGAGCGGCAGGGTGGGGGACGGAGGCACGACGCAACGCAGCGGCAACAGAGGTGgtgacggccggcggcgacggcagccgGTGCTGGCGATGAACCCACAGAGGTGGCGCAGCAACGGCAGTGGCGGCGTGCGGCACTGGCAGGCTCGGGACGGGAGAGGGTGGGTAAGTGGTCGATTGGGGATAGAATGCCCTAGATGCGGCTAATCAGGGCACTCCCGTGTCCCGCCCGGTATTCGTCAGTGTCCATAGAGTATCCGggatttattttcttttttttaattcggaAAATGATGGATACGTACGGATACGTATTTTGGAGTATCCGGGCATATCCCCGTATCCGACCCCCGATACGCCCGATAAGGAGGACTTGTTTTCTGTCTTCCTCCGTGCTTCCGAGgtagccgccaccgccaccgccgtgaGGAGCGGCATACGGGAGGCGTCTCGAGCTCGAGCGGCTGGCCGCGGGGTCAGCCGAGGCTGATGAGGGCATGGCgcagcagaggaagaggagggcaGGGGCGTAGCAGAGTGCAGAGAAAGAGACAACGACGGTCGAAGAGATGATGGGACCGGTGGAGGGGGTCGGGAAGATGCGAGATCACGACTTCACGAGAGCGAGAGCAGAGGGAATAGGGTGGGGAGTTAGGGGGATCAGGGGCGATGGGGTGGGCGGGGAGTACTAGGGTTTTCAGTTGGGCCTATGATTGGGCCATCCCGAATTCTTTGCACTTATGCTATAACATGTGGGGTTTAGATTCTGAACCGGGTATCCCGGGTGACCCGGACATGCCAGACGACGGGTCGAAAAATTCACCAATTATAGACTCTTTTACCAAAGTCGCATGCTAATCTAGACCCGTGGGGTACCCATTGCTATTCGATATCCGAAAAAGAAACGGCATCCACAAGGTGCGCTCCTCTCAGAAAGATTCACATCTCTCCCCAAAAAAAGGGGCTAAAAAGGCACCGGGTGGGGTTGGGTATACGGTCGCGGGTTTCGAAAAGGAATCCGTGTTGGTAACGGACTCGGAACGGTGTCTCTCGTCTCAACATGTATATACGAGGAGGGGCCGGTGGCAGACAGAAAACAAGTCCTCCTAATCCAGCAGGCGGAACAATCCGGGAAAGCGAAATcagcgatggcggcggcgcttcgGTGCGCGGTGAGGAGGCTGGGCCTGGGCGGCCGCGCGCTCCAGCGGCCGGCCGTCTCACAGCGTGTTGAGGATAACCCAAGCGGTCAGATTGCGTCTCTTCTCGCCGGTCGGTCTAGGTCAATCTCCTCCGCTGCTGCTCACTCACCAAACGGCAACCCAAAGGTACGTCCCGTGGTGATAAATTAAGAATCACATCTCATATATTTCCGTTGGTTGCCACCTCCCCATACCTAGCCGAATTGCTAATTAACCCAACCCAGGCTTTAAAAATGCGTCAGATCGAATAATTTAAATTCTCCAGTTTTAGGGTGAGCTATCTCTCCATCTTCTCTTGTAACCGACCTGATGACTTATCATCTTATACAAATGAGAATATGACTTGTTTCAAGGATTAAGCAAACCATAGACATTGATTTAAGGGGGATAGGTTCATCTCTTTACCAAATATAGTAACAGCTAGCATGTTTAATTTGTGGCTGTGCTTTTGATGGTACGTAGAATCATCTCCTCTTGACCACGACTTGTCCGACGTCAACCAAAAACACCATAGTTAATTCTTTCCTAGTCGTCACAGTTCATGTAAAGTGGCGCTGTTAAGTATAGTAGTATTGAACAGACCCTTACTAATATGCTACTATATGAAATTCACTTCCTTTTTTAAATAAGTATGTCAACTGATAATAAACTCATTTTGTGTGGCCAGCATCCGTGTGCTTCTAATCAGAAACAGACAGAATACCTTGTGAGTACTCACCTGAAGCAaatacagaagaagaaagaggagctGTTCAATCTGATCGCTGAGCTGGACAGTAAACTCCCGTCTCACTGCAACAGAGATAACAGAGAACTGCTCATGGATCTTTCTGCACATGTCCAACCCAAACCCAATGACCCCCAATGGTATAATAATCTCAAGCATACTTATATGAGACATCTCACTCCTTTAGTTTTCCCGTTTATAATTTTGTTTCTCATGTGACCTGCAGGCGCTGGTATGGAGGAGCGAAAAGATGCAAGAATTATGTGATATATGGGGGAATGTTGTTTC includes:
- the LOC104583459 gene encoding uncharacterized protein LOC104583459; its protein translation is MAAALRCAVRRLGLGGRALQRPAVSQRVEDNPSGQIASLLAGRSRSISSAAAHSPNGNPKHPCASNQKQTEYLVSTHLKQIQKKKEELFNLIAELDSKLPSHCNRDNRELLMDLSAHVQPKPNDPQWRWYGGAKRCKNYVIYGGMLFLGYLSVSDEISALYAVLME